Proteins co-encoded in one Fusarium musae strain F31 chromosome 3, whole genome shotgun sequence genomic window:
- a CDS encoding hypothetical protein (MEROPS:MER0037714): protein MAGLKKQVFVGTFISSKSPKELDYHHDTIVCVDGEGRIVKVDTEGGSTEQIGKRLRETLNWELSDVDVHIAKPGQFFFPGFVDSHVHASQYPNVGIFGKTTLLDWLEKYTFPLESSLKDLSKAKRVYGSCVRRTLSHGTTTAAYYATIDVAATNLLADLCLEIGQRALVGRVCMDNPDMCPSYYRDESAEEGLEKTRQTIRHVQKIDPEFKLVSPVLTPRFAPTCSSDSMKGLAKIQKEMDLPVQTHVSENEGEVELVAKLFPESESYTQLYDDCGLLTTRTILAHAIHLTEAEAKLIAQRGSKISHCPCSNSSLTSGSARVRWLWDKGITVGLGTDMSGGYSPSILEAARQAALVSRHVAMGMDEEKERSKLTVEEVLYLATRGGAEVVGLADRIGGFEEGMEWDAQLIGLGSVDEDGLADDDGNVNVFGWETWEEKIAKWLFNGDDRNVKRVWVRGRTVHVR from the exons ATGGCGGGCTTAAAGAAGCAAGTCTTTGTCGGGACATTCATATCCAGCAAAAGTCCCAAAGAGCTTGACTATCACCATGACACGATTGTATGTGTTGATGGAGAGGGTAGAATTGTCAAGGTCGATACAGAGGGCGGCAGTACTGAGCAGATTGGAAAGAGGCTACGTGAAACTCTGAACTGGGAGCTCAGCGATGTAGATGTTCATATTGCGAAGCCTGGGCAGTTCTTCTTCCCTGGTTTTGTTG ACTCACATGTGCATGCATCTCAATACCCAAATGTGGGAATCTTTGGAAAGACCACTCTCCTAGACTGGTTGGAGAAGTATACATTCCCTCTAGAGTCAAGTCTAAAGGACTTGAGCAAGGCAAAGCGAGTATATGGCTCATGTGTTCGACGGACATTATCCCACGGAACGACAACAGCGGCTTACTATGCTACCATCGACGTAGCAGCAACGAACCTCCTCGCTGATCTCTGCTTAGAGATAGGACAACGAGCTCTTGTTGGACGCGTGTGTATGGACAACCCTGACATGTGTCCAAGCTACTATCGCGATGAGAGTGCCGAAGAGGGCCTTGAAAAAACGAGACAGACGATTCGACATGTTCAAAAAATCGACCCTGAGTTTAAACTTGTATCTCCGGTGCTGACGCCCCGATTTGCACCAACTTGCTCCAGCGATTCGATGAAGGGTCTGGCAAAGATCCAAAAAGAAATGGATCTTCCTGTCCAGACACACGTTTCCGAGAACGAAGGAGAAGTCGAACTTGTCGCAAAGCTGTTTCCGGAGTCGGAGTCGTATACGCAATTGTACGATGATTGCGGTCTTCTCACCACCCGGACGATTCTTGCGCACGCGATTCACTTGACCGAAGCGGAGGCAAAGCTGATTGCGCAACGGGGAAGTAAAATCTCACACTGTCCTTGCAGCAACAGTTCACTCACCAGCGGTTCTGCACGCGTAAGATGGCTCTGGGACAAGGGGATCACAGTTGGCCTTGGTACAGACATGAGCGGCGGCTACAGCCCTTCCATTCTCGAAGCAGCACGTCAAGCAGCCCTTGTGAGTCGACACGTTGCGATGGGGATGGACGAGGAAAAGGAACGGAGCAAGTTGACGGTCGAAGAGGTGCTGTATCTTGCAACTCGCGGCGGTGCAGAGGTTGTTGGACTGGCTGATAGAATCGGTGGGTTTGAGGAGGGTATGGAGTGGGATGCTCAGTTGATAGGACTAGGAagtgttgatgaggatggcctGGCGGATGATGACGGGAATGTGAATGTTTTCGGGTGGGAAACTTGGGAGGAGAAGATTGCGAAGTGGCTGTTTAATGGAGACGACAGGAATGTCAAGAGGGTTTGGGTCAGAGGGAGAACAGTTCATGTGAGATAA